One segment of Cutaneotrichosporon cavernicola HIS019 DNA, chromosome: 4 DNA contains the following:
- a CDS encoding uncharacterized protein (pathway-specific nitrogen regulator), whose protein sequence is MSTQQAQAGSSSDTLDGASAQRAEDNTPRVQLACFYCRAKRIRCSGTKPVCTACAKGGATCEWPTGRRRKRTRREMEEARRVEAAATTSSAPGSGMTHYGISPGGANGAPVNATSVPPTASGSVQPVVDISNPWAGAANFVWPPNFLPEGFSFDTLDQPIPGLPAAQMTDLSSLGPLEGFLNDNSPGTDIRFFQALDGTAYLSGDLEDDEVELYYYRFSGTTALNPGINRISLKLHRRDGVVRAPEPESTGTPSDRSMRPPPAPADLFDANGLPHKRVFDPIFEKFLKHMSQHFPSVSRLRMEERYASGTMSAFLANCILALGARFGGESDADGVAACAPFVAKAQELVIPLLHLPAYDVATGLLMLAWASYGQNSDSGLWQYSGMAIRMAIDLGVHENSEMYEDQAHLVRTRLLFWTLFVTDRVVAFATGRAASIPEDIIEIPLPEDTDFFPDPARNTPQFMPEAIQPVPFVYLTRLMIICGRISNVLNGRRGRARTLVSTDEPLVQQLAELQAHLVKFYASLPEQMRWSADNFKHQHGRGHGGTFLALHLWAHAVLALVYHPDLLKSPSGQETPLNRSMPRNVKLAIASSRQIGECMVFADLVSHSSYTATPIVVQPIYVAAMALIHEMHAAQAQARTRTPTPVESDSRDSNTPMGGAAHASHASDLFLVSMAKQNFTALLRAISRVESYWAGAGYVAALLEKRSGIAAPARAKKTFISLPDQGLLRRFKTDVRDDPRNVAPATETSLRESIARSASGHSAGPSPVWVSDLLNGYSVENMSFAPADQFDFARLMAAAGGQPGESSEG, encoded by the exons ATGTCAACCCAGCAGGCCCAAGCGGGGTCGTCATCGGACACGCTCGACGGGGCATCCGCTCAACG GGCCGAGGATAATACCCCACGCGTCCAGCTTGCATGCTTCTACTGCCGCGCAAAGCGCATCCGATGCAGTGGCACCAAGCCCGTATGTACGGCCTGCGCTAAGGGAGGCGCAACGTGTGAATGGCCGacaggacgacgacgcaaGCGCACACGTcgggagatggaggaagcgcgacgtgtcgaggctgccgcCACAACGTCATCGGCTCCGGGGTCAGGCATGACGCACTACGGGATCAGCCCCGGCGGCGCGAACGGTGCGCCAGTCAACGCCACATCCGTACCGCCAACGGCGAGCGGGAGCGTGCagcccgtcgtcgacatctCCAACCCATGGGCGGGGGCAGCCAACTTTGTGTGGCCGCCTAACTTCCTTCCTGAGGGCTTCTCGTTCGACACGCTAGACCAGCCCATCCCAGGGTTGCCGGCAGCGCAGATGACCGACTTGTCGTCGCTCGGACCACTCGAGGGCTTCCTGAACGACAACAGTCCGGGAACGGATATCCGTTTCTTTCAGGCGCTCGATGGGACGGCCTATCTCTCCGGCgatctcgaggacgacgaggtcgagctctATTACTACCGCTTCAGCGGTACAACGGCACTCAATCCGGGCATCAATCGGATCAGCCTGAAGCTGCACCGACGTGATGGGGTTGTCCGCGCGCCGGAGCCCGAGTCGACTGGTACACCTTCCGACCGCAGCATGCGCCCGCCACCTGCACCGGCGGACCTGTTCGACGCGAATGGCCTCCCGCACAAGCGGGTGTTTGACCCGATCTTCGAAAAGTTCCTGAAGCACATGAGCCAGCACTTTCCGTCGGTCTCGAGGCTGCGCATGGAGGAGCGGTACGCGAGCGGGACGATGAGTGCGTTCCTCGCGAACTGCATCCTCGCTTTAGGTGCCCgcttcggcggcgagagcgacgcggACGGCGTGGCGGCCTGCGCGCCGTTCGTCGCCAAAGCACAAGAGCTCGTCAtacccctcctccacttgcCAGCATATGATGTCGCCACCGGCCTCCTCATGCTCGCGTGGGCGAGCTATGGGCAGAACTCGGACTCGGGGCTATGGCAGTACTCAGGTATGGCGATACGCATGGCAatcgacctcggcgtgcACGAGAACTCGGAGATGTACGAGGACCAGGCGCACCTCGTGCGCACGCGCCTGCTCTTTTGGACTCTCTTCGTCACCGACCGCGTGGTCGCGTTCGCGACaggccgcgccgccagcatACCCGAGGACATCATCGAGATCCCTCTGCCCGAGGACACTGATTTCTTCCCAGACCCAGCCCGGAACACGCCGCAGTTCATGCCCGAGGCCATCCAGCCCGTTCCCTTCGTCTACCTCACGCGCCTAATGATCATCTGCGGACGAATCAGCAACGTTCTGAacgggcggcgcgggcgcgctCGCACCCTCGTCTCGACGGACGAGCCATTAGtccagcagctcgcggagCTCCAAgcccacctcgtcaagTTCTACGCCAGTCTGCCGGAACAAATGCGCTGGTCCGCAGACAACTTCAAGCACCAGCATGGGCGCGGGCACGGTGGAACGTTCCTCGCCTTGCATCTATGGGCCCACGCTGtgctcgctctcgtctATCACCCCGACCTGCTCAAGTCTCCAAGCGGCCAGGAGACGCCGTTGAACCGCAGCATGCCACGCAACGTCAAGCTTGCGATTGCGAGCTCGCGCCAGATTGGCGAATGCATGGTCTTTGCAGACCTCGTCAGCCACAGCTCGTATACCGCGACGCCGATCGTCGTGCAGCCCATATATGTCGCCGCAATGGCTTTGATTCACGAGATGCACGCTGCGCAGGCTCAGGCACGCACGCGCACCCCGACGCCTGTCGAGTCGGACTCGCGCGACTCCAATACACCAATGGGGGGCGCAGCACACGCATCACACGCCAgcgacctcttcctcgtctccaTGGCCAAGCAGAACTTCACCGCCCTCCTGCGTGCCATCAGCCGCGTCGAGAGTTACTGGGCGGGTGCGGGCTACGTCGCTGCCCTCCTTGAGAAAC GATCTGGTATTGCTGCACCGGCCCGCGCGAAGAAGACGTTCATCAGCTTACCCGACCAGGGCTTGTTGCGGCGCTTCAAGACGGACGTGCGTGACGATCCGCGAAACGTCGCACCAGCGACAGAGACGAGTTTGCGTGAAAGCAttgcgcgctcggcgagcggtCACAGTGCGGGACCGTCACCTGTGTGGGTCAGCGACTTGCTTAATGGATACAGCGTAGAGAATATGAGCTTTGCGCCAGCCGACCAGTTCGACTTTGCGCGACTCATGGCTGCGGCGGGCGGCCAGCCTGGAGAGAGTTCGGAGGGGTAG
- the pnk1 gene encoding uncharacterized protein (Polynucleotide kinase 3 phosphatase), with amino-acid sequence MSKRKLTESTAEPPAKKVHSFFTGNLTPGSFDDSIPSLVHFFHLDPLKAEPPSEPIQIVLYDLDGTLITTRSGKTFPKGSDDWKWWDDSVPNRLKQDHKDGKHVIVLSNQAFKGPKVRREWRGKLPLIAAKLSNIPLRVLAALEKDVYRKPRTGMIGLLRELYQDNGWTVDWSNAVYVGDAAGRKGDHSNTDFTMALNAGIKFVTPEEHFLGRPPAYPNPPISFRPRSIEDLDSLPLVMPSSTPIARDKKEIVIFVGPPAAGKTSFYRRYFSDYEHVNQDTLKTKEKCILVAREHLLGGRRVVVDNTNRDVATRKLWLNLAREVDAPIRIFHFACPVDLARHNNRYRAFFAPKDEPKREILPESAFASYKSGFEPPTLKEGFDELRTVNFVWDGTDEQRILWDQYLA; translated from the exons ATGAGTAAACGCAAGTTGACAGAGTCAACAGCCGAGCCTCCAGCCAAGAAGG TCCACTCGTTCTTCACTGGTAACCTGACCCCTGGCTCATTTGATGACTCGATACCTTCCCTCGTTCATTTCTTCCACCTCGATCCACTCAAGGCAGAGCCACCATCTGAACCGATTCAGATCGTCCTGTATGATCTCGATGGTACGCTTATTACAACGCGATCTGGAAAGACCTTCCCCAAGGGAAGCGATGACTGGAAGTGGTGGGACGACTCAGTGCCCAACCGCCTGAAGCAGGACCACAAGGACGGGAAGCACGTTATCGTCCTAAGTAATCAGGCGTTCAAGGGGCCCAAAGTTCGGAGGGAGTGGCGGGGGAAGCTCCCGTTGATCGCGGCGAAG CTGTCCAACATCCCTTTGCGTGTACTCGCTGCACTGGAGAAGGACGTATACCGTAAACCGAGGACCGGCATGATCGGCCTCCTCCGTGAGCTGTATCAGGACAACGGATGGACAGTAG ACTGGAGCAATGCAGTTTACGTTGGCGATGCAGCCGGACGGAAAGGAGACCACAGCAACACCGACTTCACAATGGCGCTGAATGCTGGGATCAAGTTTGTTACACCAGAG GAGCACTTTCTTGGCCGTCCTCCAGCATACCCAAACCCCCCAATCTCGTTCCGGCCACGAAGTATAGAAGATCTTGACTCTT TGCCCCTCGTTATGCCGTCAAGCACGCCTATCGCGCgggacaagaaggagatTGTAATCTTCGTCGGACCACC TGCAGCTGGCAAGACCTCATTCTACCGCCGCTACTTCTCCGACTACGAGCACGTCAACCAAGACACTCTCAAGACCAAGGAAAAATGCATCCTTGTGGCCCGTGagcatctcctcggcggccgccgcgtcgtTGTCGACAATACCAACCGCGATGTCGCAACGCGCAAGCTCTGGCTTAACTTGGCACGGGAAGTCGATGCGCCCATCCGCATCTTCCACTTTGCCTGCCCCGTCGACCTGGCCCGTCACAACAACCGATACCGCGCGTTCTTTGCTCCTAAGGACGAGCCCAAGCGGGAGATCCTGCCAGAGTCCGCGTTTGCCTCATACAAGAGTGGCTTTGAGCCTCCAACGCTGAAGGAAGGCTTTGACGAACTGCGAACTGTCAACTTCGTCTGGGACGGGACTGATGAACAACGCATACTCTGGGACCAATACCTCGCGTGA